A section of the Virgibacillus sp. NKC19-3 genome encodes:
- a CDS encoding M20 family metallopeptidase, protein MQEFEEKHVNEMLEMLEKLVNTDSGSTDKAGVDRVGEILCQNYEQIGFVPKVHKSEQYGNSITLRHQDATNPDILIVAHMDTVFPAGTASERPFTIRDGKAYGPGVIDMQASQVMVFYTMKALVEQQISAYKHVEIVLNSDEELGTISSRSLIEEKAKGKKAALVVEPAREDGSVVSSRRGSGVYELHIKGRAAHSGMNPENGINAIEELAHKILAFQSLSDPDNGLHVNVGLIEGGTSVNTIAPSAKASVDVRISTASQGKTIDEQIQAIGQQNVLDGIELTLTGGINRPPMELTDGVQKLVDIVQTKAQALGLNVGHTATGGGSDASFTAAMNVPTIDGLGPVGGKQHSSEEYLIVDSLQERMMLFCNVLQQLSEE, encoded by the coding sequence ATGCAAGAATTTGAAGAAAAACATGTTAACGAGATGCTAGAAATGCTTGAGAAATTAGTAAATACCGATAGTGGATCAACCGATAAAGCAGGTGTAGACCGCGTTGGTGAAATCCTTTGCCAAAACTATGAACAAATTGGTTTCGTTCCAAAAGTGCACAAAAGCGAACAATATGGAAATTCCATCACTTTACGTCACCAAGACGCAACAAATCCGGATATTTTAATTGTGGCACATATGGATACCGTTTTTCCAGCGGGAACAGCAAGCGAACGTCCGTTTACCATTCGTGACGGGAAAGCATATGGTCCTGGCGTCATCGACATGCAAGCGAGTCAGGTGATGGTTTTTTACACAATGAAAGCCTTGGTTGAACAACAGATTTCCGCCTATAAGCATGTTGAAATTGTGCTCAATAGTGACGAAGAACTTGGAACCATTTCGTCCCGATCATTGATTGAAGAAAAGGCGAAAGGAAAGAAAGCAGCCCTCGTGGTAGAACCGGCAAGGGAAGATGGATCGGTTGTGAGTTCGCGACGTGGCAGTGGCGTGTATGAGTTGCATATAAAGGGACGTGCGGCACATTCCGGTATGAATCCAGAAAACGGGATCAACGCCATCGAGGAATTAGCACATAAAATCCTTGCATTCCAAAGCCTTTCTGATCCGGACAATGGCTTACATGTTAATGTAGGACTCATCGAGGGAGGAACATCAGTGAACACCATTGCTCCCTCTGCAAAAGCTTCGGTCGATGTGCGGATCAGCACCGCATCACAAGGAAAAACCATCGACGAACAAATTCAGGCGATTGGTCAGCAAAACGTACTCGACGGAATCGAATTAACGCTGACAGGCGGAATCAACCGGCCACCTATGGAGTTAACCGACGGGGTGCAAAAACTCGTTGATATTGTCCAAACCAAAGCTCAAGCACTTGGACTAAACGTCGGACATACGGCAACCGGCGGCGGATCAGACGCATCCTTTACAGCGGCAATGAATGTCCCGACCATTGATGGCCTTGGTCCCGTAGGTGGGAAACAGCACAGTAGCGAAGAATACCTCATCGTGGATAGTCTCCAAGAACGAATGATGTTATTTTGCAATGTTTTACAGCAGTTAAGCGAGGAATAA
- a CDS encoding ribonucleotide-diphosphate reductase subunit beta, with amino-acid sequence MPRAMLEKAKTLEPRNPNKSTGLFGGKSSGILNWNDIAYPHWYKMYKRLVGNYWQADEINMSSDVKQFPMLTESEQEAYLKIIGLLSTLDGPQTRTALLLSLYSTDTSVQSIMAVISQQEAVHNESYSYVLSSVVSLDEQNESFDLGRKDPVLLRRNENIIKQYNAFVEEPTIENILKTLVYTSLLEGMFFYSGFAFFYNLARHNKMVGTSTMISYINRDELEHGRFIAELFRATLAENPQYNTSEFTDWIYAHFQESVELEIEWSNYVLADVEGIDLEEMAGYVKYRANKMLRMMGLEEIYPQHVDNPMKWIRAYVDNFDGTKTDFFEQKSRQYTKTSDLNGFDDL; translated from the coding sequence TTGCCAAGAGCTATGCTTGAGAAAGCGAAAACGTTGGAACCGCGTAATCCGAATAAATCAACAGGATTATTCGGCGGGAAATCAAGTGGAATTTTAAACTGGAATGACATTGCTTATCCACATTGGTATAAAATGTATAAGCGGCTTGTGGGTAACTACTGGCAAGCAGATGAAATCAATATGTCCAGTGATGTGAAGCAGTTTCCAATGTTGACGGAATCAGAGCAAGAGGCATATTTGAAAATCATTGGCCTGTTATCCACATTGGATGGTCCACAAACAAGAACGGCATTGCTTCTGTCCCTATATTCCACCGATACGTCGGTGCAATCGATTATGGCGGTCATTTCCCAGCAGGAAGCGGTGCATAATGAAAGCTACTCTTATGTACTTTCCTCTGTCGTATCGTTGGATGAGCAAAATGAATCCTTCGATCTTGGCAGGAAGGATCCTGTACTACTGCGGCGAAATGAGAATATCATCAAGCAATATAATGCGTTTGTAGAAGAACCAACCATCGAAAATATTCTAAAGACGCTTGTGTACACATCCTTGTTAGAGGGCATGTTCTTCTATTCCGGCTTCGCGTTTTTCTATAACTTGGCCCGGCATAACAAGATGGTCGGTACATCGACCATGATCAGCTATATTAACCGTGACGAACTCGAACATGGGCGCTTTATCGCAGAATTGTTTCGTGCAACACTTGCTGAAAATCCCCAGTACAATACAAGTGAGTTTACGGATTGGATTTATGCCCATTTTCAGGAATCGGTTGAGTTGGAAATCGAGTGGTCCAACTATGTATTGGCAGATGTGGAAGGTATCGACCTTGAGGAAATGGCAGGCTATGTCAAGTATCGGGCCAATAAAATGCTTCGCATGATGGGACTTGAGGAGATTTATCCCCAACATGTGGATAATCCAATGAAGTGGATCCGCGCGTATGTGGATAACTTTGATGGCACGAAGACCGACTTCTTTGAACAGAAGTCCAGGCAATATACGAAGACAAGTGATTTGAATGGATTTGATGATCTGTAG
- a CDS encoding flavodoxin: protein MKILIAYLSYSGNTEEVADSIETKLAHENLTVDRHQIGIDAPIDPAMYDYIFLGTFTWEQGSTPDEVKDFVLEVGYKPDNIAVFGTGDTQFGGDDLFCRAVDKLATFYHSRWNGLKIEQSPRGSQEAIIDEWVEGVLHLAKSYA, encoded by the coding sequence TTGAAAATCCTAATTGCATATTTATCCTATAGTGGAAATACAGAAGAAGTAGCGGATTCTATTGAAACGAAATTAGCGCATGAAAACCTAACTGTGGATCGGCATCAGATCGGAATTGATGCCCCGATAGATCCCGCCATGTATGATTATATTTTTCTTGGAACATTCACATGGGAACAGGGAAGCACGCCGGATGAGGTGAAGGATTTCGTGTTGGAAGTTGGCTATAAGCCGGATAATATTGCGGTATTTGGAACAGGAGATACGCAATTTGGTGGTGACGATTTATTCTGCAGGGCTGTGGATAAATTGGCTACTTTTTATCACAGCCGGTGGAATGGGTTGAAGATTGAACAATCCCCGAGAGGTAGTCAAGAAGCAATTATAGATGAATGGGTAGAAGGAGTGTTGCATCTTGCCAAGAGCTATGCTTGA
- a CDS encoding ribonucleoside-diphosphate reductase subunit alpha, with the protein MITVAAVNEEHIIQMIDRAAENLSIDTAKYKEKSLRAIQPDATPEKTAEILIKNALENIDEANTEWTYVASRIYLQELYRQAGKNRNYDPALRYGNFYELIQTLTQEGIYASHLLEKYTKEEIDTVAAYMQPERDLLFHYLGLYSIATRYLATDHAKNTYELPQERWMIIAMYLMQDEPKAQRIQLVTESYWALSNLYMTVATPTLTNAGKTHGQLSSCFIDTVDDSLQSIYDSNTNIAKLSKNGGGIGVYMGKIRSRGSAIKGFQGMSSGVVPWIKQLNNTAVSVDQLGTRKGAIAIYLDVWHKDIEPFLDLKLNNGDDRMRAHDIFTGVTLPDYFMEKVEKREDWYLFDPHEVRQVMGYSLEDFYDEERGDGTWRRKYEECVQSEQLSKSRVPAIDIMKRVMKSQLESGTPFMFYRDEVNRQNSNPHNGMIYCSNLCTEITQNQSPSEFIEEFIENEDTIVQKYKTGDYVVCNLSSINLGRAVPDDVLEPLIKIQVRMLDNVIDINTLPIKNAQLTNQKYRAIGLGTFGWHHLLALKNMKWESEESVEFADELYEKIAYLTIKNSMELSKEKGSYPAFEGSKWSDGTYFTQKGYTDDKWMSLKAEVETNGMRNGYLMAVAPNSSTSMIAGSTASIDPIFKPFYNEEKKDFKIPTTAPDLNHHTYEVYRRSAYIVDQRWSVKQNAARQKHIDQSISFNIYVPNTIRASVLLDVHLQAWREGLKTTYYVRSTANEVEECEWCES; encoded by the coding sequence ATGATAACAGTAGCAGCAGTTAATGAGGAGCACATCATTCAAATGATTGATCGAGCGGCGGAAAATCTATCAATCGACACAGCGAAATACAAGGAAAAATCCTTAAGAGCTATTCAACCAGATGCCACACCAGAAAAAACGGCAGAAATCTTAATCAAAAATGCACTCGAAAATATCGACGAGGCAAATACGGAATGGACCTATGTGGCAAGTCGAATTTACTTACAAGAACTTTACCGTCAAGCAGGAAAAAATAGGAATTATGATCCTGCTCTGCGTTATGGGAATTTTTATGAGCTTATTCAGACACTTACCCAGGAAGGGATTTACGCAAGTCATTTATTAGAGAAATATACGAAAGAAGAAATCGATACGGTCGCAGCATATATGCAGCCGGAACGTGACCTGCTTTTTCATTATTTAGGATTATATTCTATTGCAACAAGATATCTGGCAACCGATCACGCAAAAAATACATATGAATTGCCGCAAGAACGTTGGATGATTATTGCGATGTATCTCATGCAGGACGAACCCAAGGCGCAACGCATTCAGCTTGTTACGGAAAGCTACTGGGCGCTTAGCAATCTGTATATGACAGTTGCGACACCAACATTAACGAACGCCGGAAAAACGCATGGTCAATTATCCAGCTGCTTCATCGATACGGTTGATGATAGTTTACAATCCATCTATGACAGTAATACCAATATTGCGAAACTCTCCAAAAATGGTGGCGGCATTGGCGTTTACATGGGTAAAATCCGCAGTCGCGGCAGTGCGATCAAAGGTTTTCAAGGGATGTCCAGTGGTGTTGTCCCATGGATTAAACAGCTGAATAATACAGCAGTGAGTGTCGATCAGCTTGGGACAAGAAAAGGTGCCATTGCGATTTATTTAGATGTGTGGCATAAAGATATCGAACCGTTCCTTGATTTGAAATTAAATAACGGGGACGATCGAATGCGTGCCCATGATATTTTTACAGGGGTTACGCTGCCGGACTACTTTATGGAAAAAGTGGAAAAACGAGAGGATTGGTATCTATTTGATCCGCATGAAGTACGTCAGGTCATGGGCTATTCCCTGGAAGACTTCTATGATGAGGAAAGAGGAGATGGAACATGGCGCAGGAAATATGAGGAATGTGTACAATCCGAGCAGCTTTCGAAAAGCCGCGTCCCTGCCATTGATATCATGAAACGGGTGATGAAGTCTCAGCTCGAATCAGGCACGCCTTTCATGTTTTACCGTGATGAGGTGAACCGACAGAATAGCAATCCGCATAACGGTATGATCTATTGTTCCAATCTATGCACCGAAATTACGCAGAACCAGTCACCAAGTGAATTTATAGAAGAATTCATTGAAAATGAAGACACCATAGTACAAAAATACAAGACGGGTGACTATGTTGTTTGTAACTTGAGCTCTATTAATCTTGGAAGAGCTGTCCCGGATGATGTGTTGGAGCCGTTAATTAAAATTCAAGTACGGATGCTTGATAATGTGATCGATATTAACACCCTACCGATAAAAAATGCGCAGTTAACCAATCAGAAATATCGTGCGATTGGCCTCGGTACATTCGGTTGGCATCATCTATTAGCCTTGAAAAATATGAAATGGGAATCTGAAGAGTCGGTAGAATTTGCCGATGAATTATATGAAAAAATTGCCTATTTAACGATTAAAAACAGCATGGAATTAAGTAAGGAAAAAGGAAGCTATCCAGCGTTTGAAGGTAGTAAATGGAGCGATGGAACGTATTTTACACAAAAAGGCTACACCGATGATAAATGGATGTCATTAAAAGCAGAAGTAGAAACAAATGGAATGCGTAATGGCTACTTAATGGCGGTAGCGCCTAACTCGAGCACCTCGATGATTGCAGGCTCAACCGCAAGTATTGATCCGATTTTTAAGCCATTTTATAATGAGGAAAAGAAGGATTTTAAGATCCCGACAACGGCACCGGATTTAAATCATCATACGTATGAAGTCTATCGACGCTCTGCTTATATTGTGGATCAACGCTGGTCAGTCAAGCAAAATGCCGCACGTCAGAAGCATATTGATCAAAGTATTTCATTCAATATCTATGTGCCAAATACCATTCGCGCATCCGTGCTTTTGGATGTACATTTGCAGGCCTGGAGGGAAGGATTAAAGACGACCTATTATGTTCGTTCAACAGCGAATGAAGTCGAAGAATGTGAGTGGTGTGAAAGTTGA
- a CDS encoding LysR family transcriptional regulator gives MELKQIKYFIEVAKQEHVTKAADTLHVAQSAISRQIFNLEAELGVDLFIREGRSVRLTSIGKVFLDRMENAIHVIDDVAQIIEEYTDPELGTIHIGFPSSIASYILPTAISAFRERYPHVKFQLNQGSYYELKQAVIKGEINMALLGPVPMKEKKLKGTILFSESMTALLPVTHPLATSESLHLNELREDSFVLFPENFILRNITIDACRQLGFEPNVSFEGKDIDAIKGLVSAGLGVSLVPEITLVDNLPRATVKLPITQPNVTRTVGVIVPSDRQLLPTEKLFYQFLKDFFTRLEQFQS, from the coding sequence ATGGAACTGAAACAGATTAAATATTTCATTGAGGTGGCAAAGCAAGAACATGTGACGAAGGCGGCTGACACTTTGCATGTAGCCCAATCCGCGATTAGCCGACAAATCTTTAACCTGGAGGCGGAACTTGGTGTTGATTTATTTATACGTGAGGGAAGGAGTGTCCGTTTAACATCGATTGGGAAAGTATTCTTGGACCGGATGGAAAATGCCATCCACGTGATTGATGATGTTGCGCAAATCATTGAAGAGTACACCGATCCGGAGTTGGGGACGATTCATATTGGCTTTCCCAGTAGTATAGCGAGTTATATTTTGCCGACAGCGATTTCTGCATTTCGGGAGCGCTATCCACATGTGAAGTTTCAATTAAATCAGGGATCTTATTATGAATTAAAACAGGCCGTCATCAAGGGTGAAATTAATATGGCGTTACTGGGGCCTGTTCCGATGAAGGAAAAGAAATTAAAAGGTACCATTCTTTTTTCGGAAAGTATGACTGCGTTATTGCCGGTAACTCATCCCCTTGCCACATCTGAATCACTGCATTTAAATGAATTAAGGGAGGACTCCTTTGTACTGTTTCCGGAAAACTTTATCCTGCGCAATATTACGATCGATGCATGCAGGCAACTGGGGTTTGAACCGAATGTTTCCTTTGAAGGAAAGGATATTGATGCCATAAAGGGATTGGTTTCTGCGGGGCTTGGCGTATCTCTTGTACCGGAGATAACGCTTGTTGATAATTTACCACGTGCAACAGTGAAGTTGCCAATTACGCAACCAAATGTCACCAGAACGGTAGGGGTTATTGTTCCATCTGATCGCCAATTGCTTCCGACAGAAAAATTATTCTATCAATTTCTCAAAGATTTCTTTACTCGATTGGAGCAATTTCAGAGCTAA
- the gdhA gene encoding NADP-specific glutamate dehydrogenase: MINAVGKKNRTETKQNVHDYLEKVYETVVTRDPNETEFHQTVALIFKSLIPVLEKYPIYMEKGILEQMIEPERVITFRVPWVDDKGNPHVNRGFRVQFNSALGPYKGGLRFHPSVNLSIVKFLGLEQIIKNSLTGQPIGGGKGGADFDPKGKSDNEIMRFCRSFMTELAKYIGPNTDIPAGDIGVGAREIGYMFGQYKKIRSSFDAGVLTGKGLEYGGSLARKEATGYGTIYFVEEMLKDKGQSIHGSTVIVSGSGNVSIYAIEKAIELGATVVACSDSGGYIYHANGIDLDVVKEIKEGNNGRIREYTEKYPEAVYVEGCTSIWEIPCDVALPCATQNELDEDAAHLLVQNGVKAVGEGANMPCNAEAIDVFLDNDVLYGPAKAVNAGGVAVSALEMSQNSMRMSWTFEEVDGQLKEIMKNIYQNCVSASEEFDLPGNLEAGANIAGFRKVADAMLAQGVV, translated from the coding sequence ATGATAAATGCCGTTGGAAAAAAAAATAGGACAGAAACCAAGCAAAACGTCCACGACTATTTAGAAAAAGTGTACGAAACTGTTGTAACGCGCGACCCAAACGAAACCGAATTCCACCAAACTGTAGCCTTAATCTTCAAATCCCTTATCCCTGTCCTAGAAAAGTACCCCATCTATATGGAAAAAGGAATCTTAGAACAAATGATAGAACCCGAGCGTGTGATTACATTCCGTGTACCATGGGTTGACGACAAAGGCAACCCACATGTAAACCGCGGATTCCGTGTACAATTTAATAGTGCATTAGGACCATATAAGGGTGGCCTAAGGTTCCATCCGTCCGTTAATTTAAGCATCGTGAAGTTTCTTGGTCTGGAGCAAATCATTAAAAACTCCCTTACCGGACAGCCTATTGGTGGTGGAAAAGGTGGAGCCGACTTTGATCCTAAAGGTAAATCAGATAATGAGATTATGCGCTTTTGCCGAAGTTTCATGACAGAACTGGCAAAATACATCGGGCCAAATACCGATATACCAGCTGGTGATATCGGCGTGGGAGCTAGAGAAATCGGCTATATGTTCGGCCAATACAAGAAAATTCGTTCCAGTTTCGATGCTGGCGTTTTAACCGGAAAAGGATTAGAATACGGCGGCAGTTTAGCACGTAAAGAAGCTACCGGTTATGGAACCATCTACTTTGTAGAAGAAATGTTGAAGGATAAAGGTCAGTCCATTCATGGATCGACAGTAATTGTATCAGGCTCCGGAAATGTATCCATTTATGCCATCGAAAAGGCGATAGAACTTGGTGCAACTGTTGTTGCATGCAGTGATTCAGGCGGCTATATTTATCATGCCAATGGGATCGACCTTGATGTTGTAAAAGAGATTAAAGAAGGAAATAATGGGCGAATCCGCGAATATACCGAAAAGTATCCGGAAGCCGTTTATGTAGAAGGATGCACAAGCATCTGGGAAATCCCCTGTGATGTTGCACTCCCATGTGCTACGCAAAATGAGCTTGATGAAGATGCAGCTCATCTACTTGTTCAAAATGGAGTTAAAGCAGTAGGGGAAGGCGCTAATATGCCTTGCAACGCCGAAGCTATCGATGTATTTTTAGACAACGATGTATTATACGGCCCTGCAAAAGCTGTAAATGCCGGTGGTGTAGCCGTGTCTGCCCTGGAAATGTCCCAAAACAGTATGCGCATGTCTTGGACGTTTGAAGAAGTGGACGGGCAATTAAAAGAAATCATGAAAAACATCTACCAGAATTGCGTCTCCGCCTCTGAAGAATTTGATCTTCCAGGCAATCTAGAAGCCGGAGCAAATATCGCAGGCTTCCGAAAAGTAGCGGATGCAATGCTGGCGCAAGGTGTTGTATAA
- a CDS encoding thioesterase family protein, translated as MGTANVILQDNVRDEWIDYNGHMNDAEYVRVFSWGVDAFMDIIGLDERFRDDKQYTMFTLESHVCYLDEMKRHEPFKVHVQVIDYDEKRVHVFYELYGKDGKRAATSEQMLMGMDQATGKPAPFPETIFAAVKKLAEAHTPDEKPKEVGRVIGIRKKK; from the coding sequence GTGGGAACAGCAAACGTAATACTTCAAGATAATGTAAGGGATGAATGGATCGATTATAATGGGCATATGAATGATGCGGAGTATGTGCGTGTATTCAGCTGGGGTGTCGATGCATTTATGGACATAATCGGTCTGGACGAACGTTTTCGAGACGACAAACAGTACACGATGTTTACATTGGAAAGCCATGTCTGCTATTTAGATGAAATGAAACGTCACGAGCCATTCAAGGTGCATGTGCAAGTCATTGATTATGATGAGAAGCGTGTACATGTATTTTATGAACTGTACGGAAAAGATGGCAAGCGTGCTGCAACAAGTGAACAAATGCTCATGGGGATGGACCAGGCAACTGGAAAACCGGCCCCGTTTCCGGAGACGATTTTTGCTGCGGTAAAAAAACTAGCAGAAGCCCATACACCCGATGAAAAGCCTAAGGAAGTCGGTCGTGTGATTGGGATACGAAAGAAGAAATGA